The following proteins come from a genomic window of Aspergillus oryzae RIB40 DNA, chromosome 4:
- the erg4 gene encoding c-24(28) sterol reductase (sterol reductase/lamin B receptor), with amino-acid sequence MTVTRSQTGKTPNGHFEFGGSWGVLSMMIGFPMLMYYMWIGAVYYDGKFPRASEGQSTLAFIAHLANLVYVGAFPSIKAWTIYWVFFLFEGACYLLLPGITVMGRPLPHLGGKQLPYYCSAVWSFYTSILLALTLHFTGIFKLYTIIDEFGSLMSVAIISGFLVSFVAYFSALARGAQHRMTGYPIYDFFMGAELNPRMFGILDFKMFFEVRLPWYILLFVTMGAAARQYEVYGYVSGEVGFLLMAHFLYANACSKGEECIVSTWDMYYEKWGFMLIFWNLAGVPLSYCHCTIYLANHDPATYHWNRYFLTFLYIAYLFVYWVWDTTNSQKNRYRQQERGTMVFRNTFPQLPWQTLENPKTITAEDGSKILVDGWYGKARKIHYTCDLFFALNWGLITGFKSPFPWFYPVFFACMISHRALRDIQRCRNKYGEAWLEYERRVPYLFIPYVF; translated from the exons ATGACCGTCACGCGCTCTCAGACGGGGAAAACACCCAA TGGACACTTTGAATTTGGTGGCTCCTGGGGTGTATTGTCTATGATGATCGGGTTTCCAATGCTAATGTATTACATGTGGATTGGTGCCGTCTATTACGATGGAAAGTTCCCTCGTGCCTCGGAAGGACAGAGCACGTTAGCTTTCATCGCGCACCTAGCCAACTTAGTCTACGTGGGTGCCTTCCCTTCTATCAAGGCATGGACTATCTACTGggtgtttttccttttcgaggGCGCTTGCTACTTGCTCCTACCGGGCATCACTGTTATGGGCCGCCCTCTGCCGCACCTCGGAGGAAAGCAACTGCCATATTATTGCTCTGCGGTCTGGTCTTTTTACACAAGTATCTTGCTGGCTTTGACACTACACTTCACCGGAATTTTCaaactatatactattatcGACGAGTTTGGCTCTCTAATGAGTgtcgccatcatctccggATTTCTGGTGTCTTTTGTTGCATACTTCTCAGCTTTGGCACGTGGAGCTCAACATCGTATGACAGGTTATCCCATCTATGACTTCTTCATGGGCGCCGAACTCAATCCCCGGATGTTCGGCATCTTGGATTTCAAGATGTTCTTTGAAGTCCGCCTCCCTTGGTATATCCTCCTTTTTGTCACTATGGGCGCTGCGGCCAGACAATACGAAGTCTACGGCTACGTCTCTGGAGAGGTAGGGTTTCTTTTGATGGCGCATTTCCTATACGCAAATGCCTGCTCCAAGGGCGAGGAGTGCATAGTGTCAACCTG GGATATGTACTATGAAAAATGGGGTTTCATGCTAATTTTCTGGAATCTTGCCGGCGTGCCCTTAAGCTACTGCCATTGCACGATCTACCTTGCCAACCATGACCCGGCCACCTATCATTGGAACCGCTACTTCTTGACATTCCTCTATATTGCATATCTCTTCGTATATTGGGTTTGGGATACTACCAACAGTCAGAAGAACCGTTATCGTCAGCAGGAGCGCGGAACTATGGTCTTCCGAAATACGTTCCCGCAGCTTCCATGGCAAACATTGGAAAACCCCAAGACCATCACGGCTGAAGATGGCTCCAAGATCTTGGTGGATGGTTGGT ACGGCAAAGCCCGTAAGATCCACTACACTTgcgatcttttctttgcgtTGAACTGGGGTCTTATCACTGGCTTCAAAAGCCCATTCCCCTGGTTCTACCCTGTTTTCTTTGCATGCATGATCTCTCACCGTGCTTTGCGAGATATCCAGCGCTGTCGCAACAAATACGGTGAAGCCTGGTTAGAGTATGAAAGACGAGTCCCTTATCTTTTCATTCCC TACGTGTTTTGA
- a CDS encoding dienelactone hydrolase family protein (dienelactone hydrolase and related enzymes), producing the protein MLIQESFHDVPTKADGNGTMLTGPVSRFARQIAGQGYICAAPSTYHEFTGPEPLEYNAEDTDKGNKWKVSKKLAAYDEDASLCVDYLLSLPTCTGRVGATGMCLGGHLAYRCALDSRVKAAVCYFATDIHSKTLAAGKNDDSLARAEDIKGELIMIFGKNDNHVPPEGRDLIRKTLQDKGVLFSFYEVAWAQHAFIRDELSKGRYDPAITKVCFEMLLELFGRTLKLDLGEHDGRELEIEDVC; encoded by the exons ATGTTGATTCAAGAGTCTTTCCACGATGTGCCAACCAAGGCAGATGGGAATGGAACCATGC TGACTGGGCCTGTTTCACGGTTTGCTAGGCAAATCGCTGGTCAAGGATATATTTGTGCTGCTCCCTCTACTTATCACGAATTCACCGGTCCAGAGCCATTGGAATACAATGCCGAGGACACGGATAAAGGGAACAAATGGAAAGTCAGCAAg AAATTAGCTGCGTACGATGAGGACGCATCACTGTGTGTCGACTATCTCTTGTCACTGCCCACATGCACTGGTCGTGTGGGCGCGACGGGTATGTGCCTTGGTGGCCATCTTGCGTATCGCTGTGCGTTAGATAGTCGAGTAAAGGCGGCAGTGTGTTACTTTGCAACAGACATCCACAGCAAGACCCTTGCTGCCGGTAAAAACGATGATAGCTTAGCTAGAGCAGAGGATATCAAAGGAGAATTGATAATG ATCTTCGGAAAAAACGATAACCATGTCCCCCCGGAAGGAAGAGACCTAATTCGTAAAACACTTCAAGACAAGGGGGTCTTGTTTAGCTTTTACGAGGTGGCTTGGGCTCAAC ACGCTTTTATTCGTGATGAACTGAGCAAGGGGCGATATGACCCCGCCATCACCAAGGTTTGTTTCGAGATGCTACTCGAGCTGTTTGGACGGACTCTGAAACTGGACCTGGGTGAGCACGATGGCCGGGAATTGGAGATCGAGGATGTGTGTTGA
- a CDS encoding chitin synthase export chaperone (predicted protein), with protein MGSTQFGKFHVSSRQTQMPAPEDFCRDSTLPVCNVCSILLAFIAILTSLLLLWRSERKQAAVGRREIQLFLLGFIVIEICEIFSVGAFPLDAAVRKGFSAAHIAAITATCWVLLLNALVGYQFLDDGTPASLGLISASALVFFIGTGYIALDTGFNWTGEFKPDPSTEYRNIALYVLYQLFPLVCLVVFFVLEAVLVIRILGESRPMLYLCGAGLLFAIGQIFEYVISTHLCQATNGKINGALFETLFTLLSVAMIWIFWSSITEDDWPMPTAPSGGYN; from the exons ATGGGCTCGACGCAATTTGGGAAGTTCCACGTGAGTTCCCGACAAACGCAAATGCCGGCTCCGGAA GACTTCTGTCGAGATTCTACATTACCAGTCTGCAATGTAT GCTCTATCTTACTTGCCTTCATTGCCATCCTGACATCGCTTTTGCTGCTATGGAGATCTGAGCGAAAACAGGCAGCAGTCGGGAGAAG AGAGATACAGCTGTTCTTACTCGGCTTCATCGTTATCGAAATCTGCGAAATCTTTAGCGTTGGTGCTTTCCCTCTCGACGCAGCGGTCCGGAAA GGATTTTCTGCAGCGCACATCGCCGCGATTACCGCTACATGTTGGGTACTGTTGTTAAACGCCTTGGTGGGCTACCAATTTCTCGATGATGGCACGCCTGCGTCGCTCGGTCTCATCTCAGCATCCGCCTTGGTTTTCTTCATTGGCACTGGCTATATTGCTTTGGATACGGGGTTCAACTGGACCGGCGAGTTCAAGCCTGACCCGTCAACCGAGTACCGAAACATTGCTCTCTATGTGCTGTACCAACTTTTCCCACTCGTTTGTCTGGTGGTATTCTTCGTTTTGGAGGCCGTGTTGGTGATTCGAATACTGGGCGAGTCCCGCCCAATGC TTTACTTATGTGGTGCTGGCTTGCTCTTTGCTATTGGTCAGATTTTCGAATATGTCATCAGCACCCACCTCTGTCAGGCCACGAACGGGAAGATCAACGGTGCATTGTTCGAGACTCTGTTCACCCTCCTATCAGTAGCTATGATATGGATCTTTTGGAGCAGTATCACCGAAGACGACTGGCCCATGCCAACGGCACCATCCGGTGGATACAACTAG
- a CDS encoding uncharacterized protein (predicted protein) gives MFCLRSWLPLLFIPTNASPLFIVSFVTLTYILHRPCIYCSALLLILFISSCHWSDRCFFDLRGDWFAPRYSSDPSASSVAPNETVAGFILETVNTTTKNLAGVVVDEAQRRLALNGSSAAAGLGGLVQEEWTGVGLEWLRSLLGRREWTIPCVDVKVRL, from the exons ATGTTTTGTCTACGAAG CTGGTTACCTCTCCTATTCATCCCGACCAATGCCTCCCCACTTTTCATTGTCTCCTTCGTCACTCTGACCTACATCCTCCATCGTCCATGTATCTACTGCTCAGCTCTTCTTTTAATCCTCTTTATCTCATCCTGCCATTGGTCAGATCGCTGTTTCTTTGACCTTCGTGGTGACTGGTTTGCGCCTCGCTACTCTTCCGATCCGAGCGCCTCTTCGGTCGCCCCCAATGAGACCGTCGCCGGCTTTATCCTGGAGACTGTGAATACTACTACGAAGAACCTGGCGGGCGTAGTAGTCGACGAGGCGCAACGTCGTCTGGCACTAAATGGGTCGTCAGCCGCCGCAGGACTGGGCGGGTTGGTTCAGGAGGAATGGACCGGGGTTGGGCTGGAGTGGTTGCGCAGTTTGCTTGGACGACGGGAGTGGACGATCCCCTGTGTCGACGTCAAGGTCCGTCTATAG
- a CDS encoding RING-type E3 ubiquitin transferase MAG2 (predicted E3 ubiquitin ligase), translating into MSSNFGQTSTPSKAVNIPNQSGSTTYHSPSSIDSGSQRRAGGSGSFGAGLTSRNTNTPRSNQSRKSQHKRQRRPRLLDDEEYSESAIMRSTNSRKGQTSITHLMNFSLPPRPQYQPPPRNIRRYASWGLGSGHHAMDKARYVHANYRFIVTSNRGYHAQAANADVHLDWDSVLQVLVSAQTQSASCPICLSTPVAPRMARCGHIFCLPCLIRYMHSTDEENSLPEKKPRWKKCPICWDTIYITETRPVRWFRGQEGDLPFEGGDVVLRLVKREPRSTLALPRDGAESIGPDEDIPWYHAAEVADYARIMKGGEDYMVGQYDSEIEDLRRQEAEDEVLFGDETTWTQKAIAAINDAKTKVKGIGNPPGISQQPTAINIPKDSSLAQSPTDEVAIIYKSQHDSKSGQVTSTEQPAQPDASPDVATSMPGIHSETDRMTQALNLVNINSVPAAKAKQRDPGTGRVSASSDHPFYFYQALPHFYLSPLDIRILKTAFGDYSSFPATILPRVEHISTGHIVDDELRKRVKYLGHLPQGCEVNFLECDWRDVVGPEILERFAAETARRRKRNREKEAREEKDRVRAQKEDEKHWAAVRRNRRSSISVTDPLFFDHDFQPLTGGASGPGPSNFGSSTSPPESSHPGAADSSSTSPPGVRTVWGTAAVPTLAQQAGSPLGAAPRDGWLEGWEEELFAQQEHELLAQAATNENNPSTSGGGKKKKNKKITLMSTNIQRGA; encoded by the exons atgTCGTCCAACTTTGGCCAGACATCAACCCCTTCGAAGGCAGTCAACATCCCGAATCAGTCAGGATCTACGACATACCACTCCCCTTCCTCGATTGATAGCGGTTCTCAACGACGCGCGGGAGGCTCTGGTAGTTTCGGAGCAGGCTTGACATCGAGGAATACAAACACTCCGAGAAGCAACCAGTCCCGGAAAAGTCAACATAAGCGACAAAGGCGCCCTCGTTTACTAGATGATGAAGAGTATAGCGAGTCT GCCATCATGAGATCGACAAACAGCCGAAAGGGACAAACGTCCATCACTCATCTAATgaatttctctctcccccctCGTCCTCAGTATCAACCTCCACCGCGGAACATTCGTCGATATGCGTCATGGGGGTTAGGGTCCGGACACCATGCCATGGACAAAGCTCGTTACGTCCATGCGAACTACCGGTTTATTGTGACATCGAACCGAGGCTACCATGCACAGGCAGCCAACGCTGACGTCCACCTGGACTGGGATTCTGTACTTCAGGTTTTAGTCTCGGCTCAGACTCAGTCTGCCAGCTGTCCAATCTGCTTATCTACTCCAGTAGCACCTCGAATGGCTCGTTGCGGCCATATAttttgccttccttgccTTATCAGATATATGCACTCGACCGATGAAGAAAACTCGCTGCCTGAGAAGAAGCCACGATGGAAAAAATGCCCTATTTGTTGGGACACGATATATATTACGGAAACACGCCCCGTACGATGGTTTCGTGGTCAAGAAGGTGACCTACCTTTTGAGGGTGGCGACGTTGTTTTGAGGCTCGTGAAAAGAGAACCAAGGAGCACTCTGGCACTGCCCCGTGACGGTGCTGAAAGTATCGGGCCggatgaggatatcccaTGGTACCATGCCGCTGAGGTTGCTGATTATGCTCGTATTATGAAAGGAGGCGAAGACTACATGGTCGGCCAATATGACAGTGAGATAGAAGACCTCCGCcgccaagaagcagaagatgAGGTCCTGTTCGGCGACGAGACAACATGGACGCAAAAAGCGATTGCAGCCATCAATGACGCCAAAACAAAGGTGAAGGGAATTGGTAACCCGCCAGGTATCTCGCAGCAGCCTACAGCGATCAACATACCAAAGGATTCCAGTCTTGCTCAGTCACCGACTGATGAGGTTGCGATAATTTACAAATCACAGCACGATTCTAAATCCGGACAAGTCACCTCGACTGAGCAGCCGGCGCAACCAGATGCCAGCCCAGATGTGGCAACTTCTATGCCAGGCATACATAGTGAAACAGATCGTATGACACAGGCGTTGAATCTTGTCAATATCAACTCTGTACCTGCGGCGAAAGCCAAACAGAGAGATCCTGGCACTGGTCGGGTTTCAGCGTCGTCTGATCACCCATTCTACTTTTATCAAGCACTACCCCATTTCTATCTCTCGCCTCTTGACATCCGCATTCTAAAGACTGCATTCGGCGATTATTCATCGTTCCCTGCGACCATCCTTCCTCGCGTTGAACACATATCCACTGGTCATATCGTTGACGATGAGCTCAGAAAGCGGGTTAAATATCTCGGTCATCTCCCACAAGGGTGTGAAGTAAACTTTCTCGAATGTGACTGGCGGGATGTGGTTGGGCCAGAGATCTTAGAGCGCTTTGCGGCCGAAacggcgaggagaagaaagagaaatagggagaaagaggctcgcgaagaaaaagaccggGTTCGTGCTcagaaggaggatgagaaacaTTGGGCTGCCGTTCGTCGCAATAGGAGGTCAAGCATTAGCGTTACTGACCCTTTGTTCTTTGATCACGACTTCCAACCCTTAACGGGCGGTGCTTCGGGCCCTGGCCCCTCAAATTTTGGTTCTTCTACATCGCCTCCCGAATCCTCACATCCTGGAGCTGCTGATTCGTCATCAACCAGTCCTCCAGGCGTTCGCACCGTGTGGGGGACAGCCGCTGTTCCAACACTCGCCCAGCAAGCAGGTTCACCTCTAGGGGCTGCTCCTCGCGATGGTTGGCTTGAGGGGTGGGAGGAGGAGTTGTTTGCCCAACAGGAGCACGAATTGCTGGCTCAAGCCGCTACAAATGAAAATAACCCTTCCACTTCCGGTggcggaaagaagaaaaagaacaagaagatcACACTCATGTCGACTAACATTCAAAGAGGCGCCTGA